The following DNA comes from Tunturibacter psychrotolerans.
ACTGCAGAGATGCTCTCGGCGTTGAAACTGTACCCGCCGTGCCGGGTTCTGGTTCTTCGACCCGATATGGAAACCCTCAAGAGCATCTGGTCTTATAGCTTCAAAACATTCATCATCATCGTCGCCGTGCAGATCGTCTTCTACACGGACAACATCGTAGTAGGCGCGTTCCTCTCTGTGGGCGTCGTCACGTTCTACTCGATCGCCGGAAGTTTAGCGATGTACTCGGGACAGATATCCACCGCGATGGGGACCACTTTCATCCCCATGGCAAGCGGTCTCGATGCAAGCGGCAACTCGGCTAGCCTGAAAAAACTCCTGATTCGCGGAACCCAGGCCATGCTTGGACTCATGCTGCCAATCGGCCTCACTCTGTTATTGCGGGGTAAGACATTCATCGGCCTCTGGATGGGACCGCAGTTCAGCGAAACCTCTGGCACAATTCTTCAAATCCTATTGATCAGTCAATTCTTCACCATCGGCAACTCGACCGCAGGACAGATCGCGTATGGAGTCGATAAACACAAATCGGTTGCCACGTGCGCAGCGCTTGAAGCCGTTTTTAATCTGGCCCTCAGCCTTGTGCTGGTGAAGGTCGTAGGACTATACGGAGTAGCCTGGGGCACATCGATCTCGATGGCCATCGCTCATCTGATCTTCTGGCCACGATTCGTAAGCAAGGAACTTGGCGTTTCGCCCCGAAGCTATCTTTGGGATGGTTGGGGGAAGATTGTACTCTGCTCGATCCCGTTCGGAATTGCATCCAGGCTAGTGGATCGTCATCTGCACCCGGGCTCTCTGGTTGCCTTTTTTGGTCAGGTCTTATTCACTTTGCCGGTATATTTTCTTGCAGTACTGGCAATCTTCCACAAACCGTT
Coding sequences within:
- a CDS encoding lipopolysaccharide biosynthesis protein produces the protein MSSKKRFAINVVTNWIAMAVSMVVPFFLAPFVVRHLGATIYGIWILAVSTVSYLNMLDLGLRSAITRFVSKSATEGNTRDAQKAIGAALWFRMAIAAFVVVISIGLAVWFPQIFKIPHDLERPAQITVLLCALGVAASLLSGVYTGVIRAINRFDVLSTITMTQTLVRAVGVILILRSGHGLVVLAIWEFGVVLSSSTAEMLSALKLYPPCRVLVLRPDMETLKSIWSYSFKTFIIIVAVQIVFYTDNIVVGAFLSVGVVTFYSIAGSLAMYSGQISTAMGTTFIPMASGLDASGNSASLKKLLIRGTQAMLGLMLPIGLTLLLRGKTFIGLWMGPQFSETSGTILQILLISQFFTIGNSTAGQIAYGVDKHKSVATCAALEAVFNLALSLVLVKVVGLYGVAWGTSISMAIAHLIFWPRFVSKELGVSPRSYLWDGWGKIVLCSIPFGIASRLVDRHLHPGSLVAFFGQVLFTLPVYFLAVLAIFHKPLSSAFRRWQASRRPVLQGMA